In one window of Gossypium hirsutum isolate 1008001.06 chromosome A01, Gossypium_hirsutum_v2.1, whole genome shotgun sequence DNA:
- the LOC107892082 gene encoding desmethyl-deoxy-podophyllotoxin synthase — MYPSCGVLKLMSGTRIKAEKLHQASNKILENIVNEHKEKRNKADHQVVEADLVDVLLQLQQQDDLEFPLGNNSIKAVMKDIFAAGSETSATTVEWAMSELLKNPKLMKKAQNEVRRVFGENITSLNEEKIKELKFLRLIVKETLRLHPPALLILRQYRQNCVINGYEIAAKAKVLVNAWAIQRDPFYWKDAEEFHPERFSENSMDFRGTNFEYIPFGAGRRICPGILFGILGIELPLASLLYHFDWKLPNGMKFEDLEMTESFGLTARRKDDLLLIPVPYCTWKLPC; from the exons ATGTATCCTTCTTGTGGAGTGCTTAAACTGATGAGTGGAACCAGGATTAAAGCGGAGAAACTACACCAGGCTTCGAATAAGATCCTTGAAAACATTGTTAATGAACACAAAGAGAAGAGAAACAAGGCAGATCATCAAGTGGTTGAAGCTGATTTGGTTGATGTTCTCCTTCAGCTTCAACAGCAAGATGACCTTGAATTCCCTTTGGGAAATAACAGCATAAAAGCTGTCATGAAG GACATATTTGCTGCTGGGAGCGAGACATCAGCCACAACAGTAGAATGGGCGATGTCTGAACTATTGAAAAATCCAAAACTGATGAAAAAGGCACAAAATGAAGTAAGAAGAGTCTTCGGGGAAAACATTACCTCATTAAACGAAGAAAAGATTAAGGAACTGAAATTCTTAAGATTAATAGTGAAAGAAACTTTGAGGTTGCACCCTCCAGCGCTTTTAATTCTAAGACAATATCGTCAAAATTGTGTGATAAATGGATATGAGATCGCTGCAAAAGCTAAAGTCCTTGTAAATGCATGGGCTATACAAAGAGATCCCTTTTACTGGAAAGATGCTGAGGAGTTTCACCCTGAAAGATTCTCGGAAAACTCCATGGATTTTAGGGGAACAAACTTTGAGTATATCCCATTTGGTGCTGGAAGAAGAATTTGTCCTGGTATTTTGTTCGGGATACTCGGTATTGAGTTACCACTTGCGAGTTTGCTGTACCATTTTGATTGGAAGCTCCCAAATGGGATGAAGTTTGAAGATCTGGAAATGACTGAATCATTTGGCTTAACTGCAAGAAGAAAAGATGATTTGCTCTTAATCCCCGTTCCTTATTGTACATGGAAATTACCATGTTGA
- the LOC107892700 gene encoding uncharacterized protein, whose amino-acid sequence MYWKYGSYLTELLFWPYDDKNFIERSLADSEKVQMEDIRLCEGVQKGIESPAYSTGRYAPNVEKAMHHFHCLLYDNLINLFCLLNAFLNCCLAFIGTTQGTSTPVFQFLLHSYWIPACKWHNTSPLYLLSSSYDGKVMLWDLRTALFYVLTGGKWNKKINYTRLRSKNNLQKAHND is encoded by the exons ATGTATTGGAAATATGGTTCCTATTTAACTGAGCTCTTGTTTTGGCCTTACGATGACAAAAATTTCATTGAGAGAAGCCTAGCGGATAGTGAAAAAGTTCAG ATGGAAGACATTAGACTGTGTGAAGGTGTTCAAAAGGGTATTGAATCACCTGCATATAGTACTGGAAGGTATGCGCCAAATGTTGAGAAGGCCATGCATCATTTCCATTGTCTGCTTTATGATAATCTCATAAACCTTTTCTGTTTGCTGAATGCATTTCTAAACTGCTGCTTAGCATTCATTGGAACTACCCAGG GAACATCGACACCTGTGTTTCAGTTCTTGTTACATAGTTATTGGATTCCAGCTTGCAAGTGGCACAATACGTCTCCTCTTTACTTACTTTCTTCATCTTATGATGGGAAAGTAATGTTGTGGGATCTAAGAACAGCG CTCTTTTATGTTTTGACTGGTGGCAAATGGAACAAGAAAATCAACTACACTAGATTGCGGTCTAAGAACAATTTGCAGAAGGCACATAATGACTAG